Proteins encoded by one window of Verrucomicrobiota bacterium:
- a CDS encoding valine--tRNA ligase codes for MAEIPKSYDPQSVEDRLYAEWLKDGCFQGAPEEEGKSYTIMIPPPNVTGVLTMGHVLNNTIQDILIRRNRQLGRSALWLPGTDHAGIATQTRVERELRAKGMTRHDLGRRKFVEKAIDWRDRHGGIILQQLKKLGASCDWERTVHTLDSDYSEAVIQAFVSLHERGMIYRGKRMVNWCPVSLTALSDEEVIMKPQKSKLYYMRYELVDSPGEFLEIATTRPETIMGDSGIAVHPEDSRYNHLIGKRAWRPFPRKEIPIVGDKSIDREFGTGVLKVTPAHDPLDFEIGERNGLEVIDVFTPDGRLNDLAGDPFVGLDRFEARKVAAERLKELDLLIREDDYENNVGFSERADVPIEPRLSEQWFLKYPKVEEAKAAVREGLIRFYPKRWEKTYLHWMDNIRDWCISRQLWWGHRIPVWYRKGEDRANSENWHISVEGPEDAENWEQDEDVLDTWASSWLWPLATLGWPDESAMKKKGFAAFYPTSALVTGPDIIFFWVARMIMAGLEFAGDEKENLSIEEIEARIPFKDVYFTGIIRDLDGRKMSKSLGNSPDPLDLIDKFGADGLRFGIMSIAPQGQDIRFGEQRVVLGRNFCNKLWNACRFRQISGTVEPVYEITDLLQRIDPEKMDLQDHSILGRLLDTIRLVDEAYEAYSFSGITQQIYAFFWSDFCDWYVEVSKDKVRDESVRDTCLGVQDLILRQTLLLLHPFCPFITEELWRLLGFGGKRSHLQDQRPISSDDLEDLFERNGLSLDRNAVAQVDEIREAVTILRSLKADYQLSNRRDVRLSVEESTLHLDFSTGEVFAVIESVGGFADIETVSEPASSGPAVVTPLGTFHLDLSSSMDIEAEKERLSMELVKLDKVILGSEKRLENQAFLEKAPESVIEGAKRQLEENERKRAEVERLLESFS; via the coding sequence ATGGCTGAAATTCCGAAATCATACGATCCGCAATCGGTTGAAGATCGTCTTTATGCTGAGTGGCTCAAAGACGGTTGTTTTCAAGGCGCGCCTGAAGAGGAAGGGAAAAGCTACACGATCATGATTCCACCTCCGAACGTGACCGGCGTTTTGACCATGGGTCACGTCCTGAACAACACGATACAGGATATTTTGATCCGAAGAAATCGGCAATTGGGACGATCGGCCCTTTGGCTTCCGGGAACGGATCATGCAGGGATAGCGACTCAAACACGTGTCGAGAGGGAGCTTAGAGCCAAGGGGATGACGAGGCATGACCTTGGACGAAGGAAATTTGTCGAGAAAGCGATCGATTGGCGGGATCGGCACGGAGGGATCATCTTACAGCAACTGAAGAAACTTGGAGCCTCTTGTGACTGGGAAAGAACGGTTCACACGTTGGATTCAGATTACAGCGAAGCGGTGATTCAGGCGTTTGTCTCACTCCATGAGAGAGGGATGATCTACCGGGGAAAGCGGATGGTCAACTGGTGTCCAGTGAGCCTGACTGCGCTCTCGGATGAGGAAGTGATCATGAAGCCGCAGAAAAGTAAGCTTTACTACATGCGGTATGAGTTGGTGGATTCCCCGGGGGAGTTTCTTGAGATCGCGACCACTCGTCCAGAGACGATTATGGGGGACTCCGGGATTGCCGTTCACCCTGAGGATAGTCGCTACAATCATTTGATCGGGAAACGGGCATGGCGCCCTTTTCCACGAAAGGAAATCCCGATCGTCGGGGATAAGTCGATCGATCGCGAATTTGGAACTGGAGTTCTAAAAGTAACCCCCGCCCATGACCCACTTGATTTTGAAATCGGAGAACGGAATGGCCTTGAGGTGATTGACGTTTTCACCCCTGACGGACGTTTGAACGATCTGGCGGGGGATCCCTTCGTAGGCCTCGACCGTTTTGAGGCACGCAAAGTTGCTGCAGAACGGTTGAAGGAACTTGATTTGTTGATTCGCGAGGATGACTATGAAAACAACGTTGGTTTTTCAGAAAGGGCGGATGTCCCGATCGAGCCCCGTCTCTCCGAACAGTGGTTTCTGAAATACCCGAAGGTTGAGGAAGCGAAGGCGGCAGTTCGTGAGGGTCTGATTCGTTTCTATCCAAAGCGCTGGGAGAAGACCTACTTGCACTGGATGGACAACATTCGCGATTGGTGCATAAGCCGTCAGCTTTGGTGGGGGCACCGGATCCCAGTCTGGTATCGAAAGGGAGAAGATCGAGCGAACTCTGAGAACTGGCATATATCGGTTGAAGGCCCTGAAGATGCTGAGAATTGGGAGCAGGATGAGGACGTGTTAGACACTTGGGCTTCTTCGTGGCTTTGGCCGCTCGCTACTTTGGGCTGGCCGGATGAAAGCGCGATGAAGAAGAAGGGTTTTGCTGCTTTTTATCCGACCTCCGCACTGGTCACCGGGCCCGACATTATCTTTTTTTGGGTGGCTCGGATGATTATGGCTGGCCTCGAGTTTGCTGGGGACGAAAAAGAGAATCTTTCAATAGAGGAAATTGAAGCCCGGATACCGTTCAAGGACGTTTACTTTACCGGAATTATTCGTGACCTCGACGGCCGAAAAATGTCCAAATCGTTGGGCAACTCACCGGATCCCCTCGACCTGATTGATAAATTTGGTGCGGATGGTCTGCGGTTTGGGATCATGAGTATAGCCCCTCAAGGTCAGGATATTCGCTTTGGAGAGCAGCGGGTGGTGCTCGGAAGGAATTTCTGTAACAAGCTCTGGAATGCATGCCGGTTCCGGCAGATCTCCGGCACCGTCGAGCCTGTATATGAAATCACCGACCTGTTGCAGAGGATTGACCCGGAAAAAATGGATCTTCAGGACCATTCGATTCTCGGACGTTTGCTGGATACGATACGACTGGTTGATGAGGCCTACGAGGCATACTCCTTCAGCGGTATCACCCAACAGATCTACGCGTTTTTCTGGAGTGATTTCTGCGATTGGTATGTAGAGGTGTCCAAGGATAAAGTGAGGGACGAGAGTGTCCGTGACACTTGTCTTGGAGTGCAGGACCTTATCCTTCGCCAAACGCTCTTACTCCTGCATCCATTCTGTCCGTTTATTACGGAAGAGCTCTGGCGCCTTCTTGGATTCGGAGGAAAGCGAAGTCACCTTCAAGACCAACGCCCCATTTCCTCGGATGATCTTGAAGACCTTTTTGAACGCAATGGCTTGTCGCTGGACCGAAATGCGGTTGCACAGGTGGATGAAATTAGGGAAGCGGTCACGATCCTGCGGTCCTTGAAAGCTGACTATCAATTGAGCAACCGGCGGGATGTTCGTCTTTCCGTTGAGGAGTCGACCCTTCATCTCGACTTCAGCACGGGAGAGGTGTTCGCAGTAATCGAATCGGTCGGGGGCTTTGCTGATATTGAAACGGTCTCAGAGCCTGCCTCCTCCGGACCTGCGGTGGTCACTCCCCTTGGAACCTTTCATTTGGACCTGTCCTCTTCGATGGATATCGAAGCGGAGAAAGAACGGTTGTCGATGGAACTGGTAAAATTGGACAAAGTGATTCTGGGTTCTGAGAAGCGGCTTGAGAATCAGGCGTTTCTGGAAAAAGCTCCTGAATCGGTCATTGAAGGTGCTAAGCGACAACTGGAAGAAAACGAACGAAAACGTGCTGAAGTCGAAAGACTCCTCGAATCGTTTTCATGA
- a CDS encoding glycosyltransferase family 9 protein, with the protein MRILIIKPSSFGDIVHGLVVAERILSQLPGARIDWVARDLFAGLVRASGLVEKVYEFHRSPRGFLQIVKQLRSETYDTVLDFQGLARSGLMLLASRSKVKIGRFDGREGSRLFARIQTAPPSGTSPFHAIDILRQFQHSMGLENLSPGVLDFANSERPDFSVRKGSILLFPESRRPEKEWGGFGDLAKRLSSEFPEKEIVWLGTGTEPLQDSLHGISALIDGRQKVSLVSLPALVRESSVTVANDSGPIHLAAAMNRPVVGVFGPTDPRCYGPYPLDRNINRVVMAPDGNLATLECDRVFSEVKEVLLRQADSS; encoded by the coding sequence GTGCGGATTTTAATCATTAAGCCTTCTTCGTTTGGGGACATTGTCCACGGTTTGGTTGTCGCGGAGAGGATCCTTTCTCAACTACCGGGAGCTCGCATCGACTGGGTGGCTAGAGACCTATTTGCCGGTCTTGTAAGGGCTTCCGGTTTGGTGGAGAAGGTTTACGAGTTCCATCGCTCGCCGAGAGGATTTTTGCAGATAGTGAAGCAACTTCGGAGCGAGACCTACGATACCGTTTTGGATTTTCAGGGCCTGGCTCGAAGTGGACTTATGCTGTTGGCCTCTCGGTCAAAAGTGAAAATTGGACGATTCGATGGACGAGAGGGATCACGCCTCTTCGCCCGGATACAGACCGCACCCCCAAGTGGAACTTCTCCGTTTCATGCAATTGACATTTTAAGGCAGTTCCAGCACTCGATGGGGCTCGAGAACCTCTCGCCCGGAGTCCTCGATTTTGCGAACAGTGAGAGACCAGATTTTTCCGTTCGAAAAGGGTCGATTCTCCTCTTTCCTGAGAGTCGTCGGCCCGAAAAGGAATGGGGCGGGTTTGGAGACCTTGCAAAGAGGCTTTCCAGTGAGTTTCCGGAGAAAGAGATTGTGTGGCTGGGGACTGGCACTGAGCCACTCCAAGACAGTCTTCACGGCATATCCGCGTTGATAGACGGCCGCCAAAAGGTTTCTCTGGTTTCGCTTCCTGCTCTTGTGAGGGAATCGTCGGTTACCGTGGCCAACGACAGTGGTCCGATCCATCTTGCTGCCGCTATGAATCGACCGGTTGTTGGGGTCTTCGGTCCAACAGATCCTCGGTGCTACGGTCCATACCCTCTCGACCGCAATATAAACCGGGTAGTGATGGCACCGGACGGAAATTTGGCCACGCTGGAATGCGATCGGGTTTTTTCAGAAGTGAAGGAAGTCCTTTTGAGACAGGCAGATTCCTCCTAA
- a CDS encoding NAD(P)H-binding protein encodes MVQDEPDDFRRLIAIAGASGFVGSFVRSELESRFRFRGLTRSPTVADRRVDEQGNEWRHCDLFSLPKVTEALAGCDYGIYLVHSMAPSSRMVQGSFADMDLLLADNFIRAAEDAGVKRVVYLGGLLPDDTSNLSPHLRSRLEVERVLRSRSVPVVALRAGLIFGPGGSSFTMLIKLVRRLPVMILPRWVRSRTHSIDIHDVVRAIDLALTDDRFGEGIFDLGGHKPMTYRELILKTGEQLGNKSHCLDVPVNAFGLSRHWVSLFGGVSTSLVGPLLESLTHDLEATPNPLLDEIASSAVPFEESLRQSVDRKGNPLPNPRREVFKEDGPKIKREKHVRSVQRMPLPEGWLAGQVEEEYGKWLTKRFWGLLKVSIGSEGELSFDLVFPKVRLLLLKPTPYSLRNQRRRAFYISGGFLTLSPDPPGRFEFRLFPENGFLTAAIHDFQPRLPWWLYSQTQARIHLFVMKMFGRHLRKLKIAQEKA; translated from the coding sequence GTGGTCCAAGATGAGCCTGATGATTTTCGTCGATTAATCGCGATAGCGGGGGCGAGCGGTTTTGTGGGCTCGTTCGTTCGATCAGAGCTGGAATCCCGTTTCCGTTTTCGCGGTTTGACCCGTAGTCCAACCGTAGCTGACCGTCGGGTAGACGAACAGGGAAACGAGTGGAGGCATTGCGATCTTTTTAGCCTCCCGAAAGTGACCGAGGCGCTGGCCGGGTGTGACTACGGCATCTACCTCGTTCATTCGATGGCACCTTCCTCACGAATGGTGCAAGGAAGTTTTGCGGACATGGACTTGTTGCTGGCGGATAACTTTATCCGTGCTGCCGAGGACGCTGGAGTGAAACGAGTCGTCTATCTCGGAGGACTTTTGCCTGACGATACCAGCAACCTCTCTCCCCATCTGCGGAGCCGCCTGGAGGTAGAGCGTGTGCTGCGTTCACGCTCGGTCCCAGTTGTTGCCTTGCGTGCGGGCTTGATCTTTGGACCGGGAGGATCGTCGTTCACCATGCTGATCAAACTCGTTAGGCGATTGCCGGTCATGATTCTCCCACGGTGGGTTCGGTCCCGCACTCACTCGATCGATATTCACGATGTAGTGAGGGCCATTGACCTCGCCCTTACCGACGACCGTTTCGGAGAAGGAATTTTCGACCTTGGAGGGCATAAACCTATGACTTACCGAGAACTGATTCTGAAGACCGGCGAGCAACTTGGAAATAAGAGCCACTGCCTGGACGTTCCGGTTAACGCGTTTGGTCTATCGAGACACTGGGTCTCCCTTTTTGGAGGCGTTTCAACAAGTTTGGTAGGGCCTTTGTTGGAGAGCTTGACTCACGACCTGGAAGCGACGCCAAACCCACTTCTAGACGAGATTGCGAGCTCAGCTGTTCCGTTTGAAGAATCTCTTCGGCAGTCCGTTGATCGAAAAGGCAACCCTTTACCGAATCCCCGTCGAGAGGTGTTCAAGGAAGACGGCCCAAAAATCAAAAGGGAAAAGCATGTGCGTTCCGTTCAGCGAATGCCACTTCCTGAAGGCTGGTTGGCAGGACAGGTCGAAGAGGAGTATGGCAAGTGGTTGACGAAACGCTTCTGGGGTCTTTTGAAAGTTTCGATTGGCTCTGAAGGAGAACTCTCTTTCGATTTAGTCTTTCCGAAGGTGCGTCTACTCCTGTTGAAACCTACTCCTTATTCGTTGAGGAACCAAAGGCGTCGGGCATTCTATATTTCAGGTGGTTTTTTGACTTTGTCTCCGGATCCGCCCGGCAGGTTTGAGTTTCGCCTTTTCCCAGAGAACGGTTTCCTGACTGCAGCGATACACGACTTTCAGCCGCGGCTGCCTTGGTGGCTCTATTCACAGACGCAGGCTAGAATCCACCTCTTTGTGATGAAGATGTTCGGAAGACACCTTCGGAAATTGAAGATTGCTCAGGAAAAGGCGTAG
- a CDS encoding AsmA family protein, which translates to MKILLRLILVIVLLLVIGVFVLNWFLEKGLTPAIQKALPAVEEKLGVPIEVGNASISLFAGSMTIENVNVGNPEGFQQPSMFSLARSVQDVALLPLITKREIRIEEVTIEESDLTVVRNPDGLINLEVLLATLQGESEAPVETEEEPVDEEPPAGEEAPLPPFQLEQLFVTSLLSYVQEKKSGDPFNLGFSLEVNAENIGTIGEPTDRGTFSVSGNLAGSQELFVIRVDGEIAPIQDPLTPTFSLEGKVDSVEMQMFEVFEKDFKLKGGMMGLDMVIEAKDGVFDPDKSVVRVLIDQPDLGSGLGIPAGFQPASLAFPVRVSGTVQEPKVNFMQGLREGIQNALMTTGTGKQIQEKVDQAKAEAEAAAAEVKAKAEEASAKAKEEAEKSLESLREGKAPDVGGLLNSLGGGGDSGESDANSDSDENKEEEESGLGGLLRGL; encoded by the coding sequence ATGAAAATCCTCCTGCGCCTCATCCTCGTAATTGTCCTGCTTTTGGTAATCGGAGTGTTCGTTCTCAATTGGTTTCTTGAGAAAGGACTGACTCCAGCTATCCAAAAAGCCTTGCCTGCGGTAGAGGAAAAGTTGGGTGTTCCCATCGAGGTAGGAAATGCTTCGATCAGCCTGTTCGCGGGATCGATGACGATCGAGAATGTCAACGTAGGGAATCCGGAGGGGTTTCAGCAACCGTCAATGTTCTCGCTCGCCCGCAGTGTGCAGGATGTTGCTCTGTTGCCATTGATCACAAAAAGGGAGATTCGCATCGAGGAAGTGACGATTGAGGAATCAGACCTGACCGTGGTGAGAAACCCGGACGGTCTCATTAACTTGGAAGTGCTTCTAGCCACTCTCCAAGGTGAATCTGAGGCACCCGTTGAAACTGAGGAAGAACCAGTGGACGAAGAACCGCCCGCTGGCGAGGAAGCACCGCTTCCTCCGTTTCAGCTGGAGCAGCTTTTTGTGACTTCACTGCTGAGTTATGTGCAGGAGAAAAAGAGTGGGGATCCGTTTAACTTGGGTTTCTCCCTAGAGGTCAACGCAGAGAATATAGGGACGATTGGTGAGCCAACCGATCGAGGAACTTTTTCGGTATCCGGTAATCTCGCCGGGAGTCAGGAGCTTTTCGTGATTCGCGTGGATGGTGAGATTGCTCCCATCCAGGATCCTCTCACTCCCACCTTCTCTCTTGAGGGCAAAGTAGACTCAGTCGAGATGCAGATGTTCGAAGTGTTCGAAAAGGACTTTAAACTGAAGGGAGGAATGATGGGTCTCGATATGGTCATCGAGGCAAAAGACGGTGTCTTTGATCCTGATAAATCGGTTGTTCGCGTTCTCATCGATCAACCGGATCTTGGATCAGGATTGGGTATCCCTGCAGGTTTTCAGCCTGCTTCGTTGGCTTTTCCTGTCCGCGTTTCCGGGACTGTTCAGGAACCAAAAGTCAATTTCATGCAGGGTCTCCGCGAAGGAATTCAAAACGCGCTGATGACGACTGGAACTGGAAAACAGATTCAGGAGAAGGTGGATCAAGCGAAGGCTGAGGCCGAGGCTGCGGCAGCGGAAGTGAAAGCGAAGGCGGAAGAAGCTTCCGCGAAGGCGAAGGAGGAGGCTGAAAAATCGCTTGAATCTCTCCGTGAGGGCAAAGCGCCGGACGTTGGAGGGTTACTGAACAGCTTAGGTGGTGGAGGCGATTCGGGAGAATCCGATGCCAACTCGGATTCTGACGAGAACAAGGAGGAAGAAGAGAGTGGTCTTGGAGGTCTCTTGAGGGGTTTGTAA
- a CDS encoding pyruvate carboxylase subunit B: MAKPTPIQFNNTVLRDGHQSLAATRMRTEQMLPAAPILDSLGFGALETWGGATIDAGLRFLGEFPFARLDALKKAAPRTPHMMLLRGQNIVQYANFPDDVVSAFVAKSAEHGMNIFRIFDALNDPRNMQCAIEAAKKAGAQAHGTICYTTSPVHDVESFIKLGEQLADMGCDAIVIKDMAGLIPPYVAAAIVSGLKKRLSIPVWLHTHDTAGLGASTYLSAIDAGVDAVDTSIVPFANGTGQPDTVRMMALLEGNDRKPDFDLKEKVEKLTALREHFEEVYAELSDFTGHKNEVVDSDTLLYQVPGGMLSNFRNQLKEQKMEDKFHEVFAEIPVVREALGWIPLVTPTSQIVGVQAMLNVKFGRWKNFSPQAMDIALGFYGQTPAPVNPEVRDLAAKKAGKDPIHCRPADLQDPRMKELAKELEEKGYPSDEEHCVIYAMFPQGIENLYKKKVDKTPAPAAPVPKLTSTPVAPSTSGISGNPVGRGSRMRIHLDGHSHEVTVQEIE, translated from the coding sequence ATGGCAAAACCCACTCCGATCCAATTCAACAACACAGTCCTACGGGATGGGCATCAGTCGCTGGCTGCGACCCGTATGAGGACCGAGCAGATGCTGCCTGCTGCACCGATTCTAGACAGTTTGGGCTTTGGCGCACTCGAGACTTGGGGTGGGGCAACGATTGATGCTGGCCTGCGTTTTCTTGGAGAATTTCCGTTTGCCCGACTCGACGCATTGAAAAAGGCGGCACCGAGAACGCCCCACATGATGCTTTTGCGGGGGCAGAATATTGTCCAATACGCAAATTTTCCGGATGATGTAGTATCGGCATTCGTTGCCAAATCTGCCGAGCATGGCATGAACATTTTTCGGATATTCGATGCGTTGAATGATCCGCGAAACATGCAGTGCGCGATTGAGGCGGCAAAGAAGGCGGGTGCTCAGGCGCATGGAACGATCTGCTATACGACGAGTCCTGTTCATGACGTCGAGTCTTTCATCAAACTAGGTGAACAACTGGCTGATATGGGCTGCGATGCAATCGTGATTAAAGACATGGCAGGTTTGATTCCGCCTTATGTGGCGGCGGCCATCGTTTCGGGGTTGAAGAAGAGGTTATCCATTCCGGTTTGGCTGCACACGCACGACACCGCAGGTCTGGGGGCTTCGACTTACCTAAGCGCGATTGATGCTGGGGTTGATGCGGTTGACACCTCAATCGTCCCGTTTGCGAATGGAACAGGTCAGCCCGATACGGTTCGTATGATGGCACTGCTTGAGGGAAACGATCGAAAACCCGATTTCGACCTGAAGGAGAAAGTGGAAAAGCTCACTGCGTTACGGGAGCACTTTGAAGAAGTGTATGCCGAACTTTCCGATTTTACGGGACACAAGAACGAAGTGGTAGACAGCGATACCCTTCTGTACCAAGTGCCGGGAGGAATGCTTAGCAATTTTCGGAACCAGCTCAAAGAGCAGAAAATGGAGGACAAATTTCACGAGGTTTTTGCGGAAATTCCAGTCGTGCGTGAGGCTTTGGGATGGATTCCACTCGTGACGCCTACCTCCCAAATCGTTGGGGTTCAAGCGATGCTCAACGTTAAATTCGGTCGCTGGAAGAATTTCTCGCCTCAGGCAATGGACATCGCACTCGGTTTTTATGGTCAAACACCCGCTCCGGTGAACCCCGAAGTAAGGGATCTTGCGGCGAAAAAGGCCGGTAAGGACCCCATTCATTGTCGTCCAGCAGATCTGCAAGACCCGAGGATGAAGGAGCTGGCCAAGGAGCTCGAGGAGAAAGGGTATCCCAGCGATGAGGAGCATTGCGTGATCTACGCCATGTTTCCTCAGGGGATAGAGAATCTCTATAAAAAGAAGGTCGACAAGACGCCAGCGCCGGCCGCGCCTGTCCCCAAGCTTACCTCTACTCCAGTGGCACCATCCACCTCAGGGATTTCCGGAAATCCAGTCGGGCGAGGATCCAGAATGCGTATTCACCTCGATGGGCACAGTCACGAAGTGACGGTTCAGGAGATTGAGTAG
- a CDS encoding DUF1318 domain-containing protein — MDFKLLLSYFGVLLVVSSSLSATDLESMLEARERIIERLPETENLWNRGLTGESNEGFVAARSSLRRDQITLIEEENRDRSILYEYISNKTGTQMLAVGRERSIMIARMAKNGLWVQALNGDWERK; from the coding sequence ATGGATTTCAAACTTCTTCTTTCGTACTTTGGAGTGCTACTGGTTGTCTCCAGCTCCCTATCGGCGACGGACTTGGAGTCTATGTTGGAAGCAAGAGAACGGATCATCGAACGCCTACCTGAAACCGAAAATCTCTGGAACCGGGGCCTCACCGGCGAATCGAACGAGGGTTTTGTAGCAGCCCGATCTTCGCTAAGAAGAGACCAAATCACTCTCATTGAGGAAGAAAATCGGGACCGTTCCATCCTTTACGAATATATCTCCAACAAAACAGGGACTCAGATGCTCGCGGTCGGCAGGGAGCGCTCGATCATGATCGCACGGATGGCAAAAAACGGCCTCTGGGTCCAAGCGCTCAACGGAGACTGGGAAAGAAAATAG
- a CDS encoding SDR family oxidoreductase has translation MKGDCILVSGVSRGLGLAITRVLLDAGYRVFGLSRNLTDDLSALQEMYPGCFEFFSVDLSVSDSLEEKVFRDFLSKETILRGLVNNAAFAYDDLATNLDLAELEQMYRINVFAPMILTRGCIKNFLLHNTNGSLVHLSSVSTRTGYKGLSFYASTKGALEAYSKNVAREWGQRGIRSNCVAAGFMETAMTGSLDAGTREKIYRRSALNGPTDPQQVSQTVEYLLSTRSASITGEVIRADNGSV, from the coding sequence ATGAAAGGGGATTGTATTCTCGTTTCCGGAGTTTCCCGCGGGTTAGGGCTCGCGATCACTCGTGTGCTGTTGGACGCAGGTTACAGAGTCTTTGGATTGAGCCGTAATCTTACGGATGACTTGAGTGCCCTGCAGGAGATGTACCCAGGATGCTTTGAATTCTTCTCAGTCGACCTCTCTGTGAGCGATTCTTTGGAGGAAAAGGTATTCCGTGACTTTCTGTCCAAGGAAACGATTCTTCGGGGACTCGTCAATAACGCTGCTTTTGCCTACGATGATCTTGCGACGAATCTTGATTTGGCGGAGTTGGAGCAAATGTATCGCATCAACGTGTTTGCACCGATGATCCTCACTCGCGGCTGTATCAAAAATTTCCTTCTCCACAACACCAACGGATCTTTGGTGCATCTCTCCTCTGTCTCAACGAGGACGGGATACAAGGGACTTTCGTTTTACGCTTCTACAAAAGGAGCGCTTGAGGCGTATTCAAAGAATGTAGCTCGAGAATGGGGTCAGCGGGGTATCCGGTCCAACTGCGTCGCTGCAGGGTTTATGGAAACCGCTATGACCGGCTCGTTGGATGCTGGCACACGTGAGAAAATCTATCGACGTTCTGCACTGAACGGTCCGACGGATCCACAGCAGGTCTCTCAGACCGTAGAATATCTTCTCTCCACCCGTTCCGCTTCGATCACGGGAGAAGTGATTCGTGCCGACAACGGATCGGTCTAG
- a CDS encoding AMP-binding protein, whose amino-acid sequence MRIFDLVGRSVVAEGELVRAVLDRTVGSEHWTLQSDDPLEVFSSVLAAFLSGRKLTILDRFVEQSNLPERDLGSEPCDRSLRFEREAISTIEEILEGVSMNGSDGSITLLTSGTTGKPTVVEHGISTLLKGVKIGEDYQRKCWGLAFNPSHIAGIQVFLQAVWNDSDLVQLFGVDPHIAVQRIQDRRISHLSATPSYFRLLLPSLESVGPISGVQRVTCGGEKFDPILGERLKEFFPNARINNIYASTEGGTLLVSQSDRFRIPDSQARDFRVLDGRLQFRMQTSTNFLGREWYDSGDRVEVLQENPLEFRFIGREADNVSVGGYNVNVSAVEDVLLSHPAVAQGRVYARKNSLLGNVLVAEYVATKVDVSEKEMRAFFVERVEQHEVPRKIDKVDHLKLSRSGKIER is encoded by the coding sequence ATGAGAATCTTCGATCTGGTAGGCCGTTCTGTAGTCGCAGAAGGGGAGTTGGTTCGGGCGGTTTTGGACAGGACCGTGGGCTCTGAGCATTGGACCTTGCAATCGGATGACCCGTTGGAGGTCTTTTCGTCTGTTTTAGCGGCTTTTTTGAGTGGGAGAAAACTGACGATCTTAGATCGGTTTGTAGAGCAGTCGAATTTGCCTGAGAGAGACTTAGGATCAGAACCTTGTGATCGCAGCCTCCGATTTGAGAGAGAGGCGATTTCTACCATAGAGGAAATTTTGGAAGGGGTTTCCATGAACGGCTCAGATGGTTCGATCACGCTTTTGACCTCCGGAACTACGGGGAAACCGACGGTAGTCGAGCATGGGATTTCAACCCTTCTCAAAGGAGTCAAAATCGGTGAAGATTATCAGCGTAAATGTTGGGGCTTGGCGTTCAATCCGAGCCACATAGCCGGAATTCAGGTGTTTCTTCAGGCTGTCTGGAACGATTCGGATCTGGTTCAACTCTTCGGTGTCGATCCGCATATAGCGGTTCAACGTATTCAGGATCGTAGAATCTCCCACCTTTCGGCTACACCGAGCTATTTTAGGCTCCTGCTTCCGAGTTTGGAATCCGTTGGACCGATTTCAGGTGTTCAACGGGTCACCTGTGGCGGTGAGAAATTCGATCCGATTCTGGGAGAACGACTGAAGGAGTTTTTCCCCAACGCACGGATCAACAACATCTATGCATCCACGGAGGGAGGGACTCTTTTGGTGTCTCAGTCGGATCGGTTTCGTATTCCTGATTCCCAGGCGAGGGACTTTCGAGTGCTCGATGGAAGGCTTCAGTTTAGAATGCAGACCAGCACTAATTTCTTAGGCAGAGAGTGGTATGATTCTGGGGACCGAGTAGAGGTGTTGCAGGAAAATCCCCTTGAGTTTCGGTTTATCGGGCGGGAGGCCGATAACGTGAGCGTAGGAGGTTACAATGTGAATGTCTCTGCGGTGGAAGATGTGCTGTTATCTCATCCCGCCGTGGCCCAGGGTAGGGTCTATGCGCGAAAAAATTCGTTGCTCGGCAACGTCTTGGTGGCCGAGTATGTCGCCACAAAGGTGGACGTTTCGGAAAAAGAGATGAGGGCGTTTTTCGTGGAACGAGTTGAGCAACATGAGGTTCCACGGAAAATCGATAAGGTGGACCACCTCAAGCTTTCGAGGAGTGGAAAAATAGAACGATGA
- a CDS encoding acyl carrier protein translates to MSDPVVDAINTVRENLDLPAISDLDDAAQLRRDLGMDSLALAELGVRLEDATGIDVFSNRVVETVGDIRVELKLGEAS, encoded by the coding sequence ATGAGTGATCCCGTCGTTGATGCGATCAATACCGTCCGCGAGAATCTCGATTTGCCAGCGATTTCGGATCTGGATGACGCGGCACAGTTGCGGCGTGATCTTGGGATGGACTCCCTTGCGCTTGCTGAGTTAGGCGTAAGGCTTGAGGATGCGACTGGGATAGACGTCTTCTCAAACCGTGTAGTAGAAACCGTTGGAGATATCCGAGTGGAGTTAAAGCTCGGCGAGGCTTCATGA